From the genome of Streptacidiphilus sp. PB12-B1b:
ACCCGGCTGTGCTCCACGGTGGCCGCCCGCCAGTCGTACACCTGGGTGATGGCGTCGATGAGCGCCCCGTTGGCCGCGGGCCAACCCGTCGCCGACAGCCTCACCAGCGTGCTCGCCGCTGACGCCATGGACCCGCCTCCGCTCCTCGGCCCACTCCGGTCGGTCCACTCCGGTCGGTTACTCCAGGGTGCACGCGCGGCCGTCGCCCCGCACCCGGAGCGGGCCGCCGGGCCGTCGGCGCGCATCGGTGGCGGCAGTTGCCGGGCCGTGCGCACCGGCACTGGTCCGACCGTGTGACGGCGACGATACCGAGGCGCTACGGCGGCGGCCGAGACTCGACAACCGAGGAGAGACCGACATCCCGACGGCATGCGCTGCCTCCTGCCTGTCCGCAGGCTTTCGACGGGTGACGCTGGACCGCGCGGCCGCGGGCCCGTGCACACCACGTCCCAGGAGGACTCGCGTGATGCTCACCGAACGACTCACCGCCGCGCTCGCGCACCGGGCGACCGGCGACGGCGGTTTCGACCCGCACGCCGAGCTGGCCGGGGTGCTGTCCGGCATCGGCCTGCGGCCGCAGGACTGCGGGGGCTCGGTCACCTTCCGCGGCGCGGACCCGATCGTCCCCAGCGTGCTCCGGCTGGGCGCGGCGGCCGGGATCGCGCTGGTGGCCAAGTCCGTGGCCGTGGCCGCCCTGTGGCAGCAGCGCGGCGGCCCGGGCCAGGACGTCGGGATGGACCTGCGGGTGGCGCCGCACCGGCTGTGCCCGTTCTACGAGCGCAAGTGGGAGCTGCTCGGCGGCTACCCGGCCGGTTCGGCGTCCAATCCCAGCCTGGCGCTGACGTTCATGTACCACCGCACCGGTGACGACCGCTGGGTGATGCCGTTCAACGCCTATCCCAAACTCAAGGTGGCCGCGCAGACCCTGCTCGGGGTGCCGGACGAGACGGGCGCGGTGGCGCGGGCCATCGGCCGCTGGAAGGCGGCGGAGCTGGAGCAGGCGGCGGCAGCGGCCGGGGTGGTGCTGCCGATGCTGCGCACCACCGAGGAGTTACTCGCCGAGGACCACTACCGCGAGGTGCTGGCCGGGCTGCCGCTGGTGGAGGTGGTCCGGATCGGCGACAGCGAGCCGGAGCCGTTCCGGCCGGGGGCGGCGGCGCCGCTGGACGGCATACGCGCCCTCGGCATGGGCCATGTGATCGCCGGGGCGGGCGCCGGGCGGGCGCTGGCGCTGCACGGCGCGGACGTGCTCAACCTGTGGCGGCCGGACGAGCTGGAGCACGACGTCACCTACATCAGCGCCAACGTCGGCCTGCGTTCCGCGCTGCTGGACCCGACCGGGGCCGAGGAGTCGGGCCGGCTGCGCGAGCTGCTCGGCGGGGCCGACGTGTTCTT
Proteins encoded in this window:
- a CDS encoding CoA transferase; protein product: MLTERLTAALAHRATGDGGFDPHAELAGVLSGIGLRPQDCGGSVTFRGADPIVPSVLRLGAAAGIALVAKSVAVAALWQQRGGPGQDVGMDLRVAPHRLCPFYERKWELLGGYPAGSASNPSLALTFMYHRTGDDRWVMPFNAYPKLKVAAQTLLGVPDETGAVARAIGRWKAAELEQAAAAAGVVLPMLRTTEELLAEDHYREVLAGLPLVEVVRIGDSEPEPFRPGAAAPLDGIRALGMGHVIAGAGAGRALALHGADVLNLWRPDELEHDVTYISANVGLRSALLDPTGAEESGRLRELLGGADVFFANRRPGYLDRIGLSAQAAADVRPGIVHATVSLNGETGPWADRIGFDQTAGCLTGMMLLEGAEGLPGLPPTMVVNDYIVAWLLTAGIVQALRRRAVEGGSYRVHVSLTRAALWIIGLGLFDREYAHGVAGSGGDHAYPDPETFTARTPLGVYQGVTDQVRMSQTPGAYRQVLLPRGSCPAEWLPRD